A window of Brettanomyces nanus chromosome 2, complete sequence contains these coding sequences:
- the RPL15B gene encoding 60S ribosomal protein L15B (BUSCO:EOG09343TCP): MGAYKYVEELHRKKQSDVMRFLSRVRCWEFRQKNVIHRAARPTRPETARKLGYKAKQGFVIYRVRVRRGNRKRPVRKGVTNGKPTNQGVSQLKYQKPMRVTAEERVGRRVSNLRVLNSYWVNQDSSYKYFEVICVDPFHNAIRRDPRYNWICNPVHKHRENRGLTSAGKKYRGINKGHLFNHTKKGQHHNWKVHNTLSLWRYRH, encoded by the coding sequence ATGGGTGCCTACAAATACGTTGAAGAATTgcacagaaagaagcagtCTGATGTTATGAGATTCTTGTCAAGAGTCAGATGCTGGGAATTCAGACAAAAGAATGTGATCCACAGAGCTGCTAGACCAACTAGACCCGAGACTGCCAGAAAGTTGGGCTACAAGGCTAAGCAAGGCTTTGTTATTTACAGAGTTAGAGTCAGAAGAGGTAACAGAAAGAGACCTGTCAGAAAGGGTGTCACCAACGGTAAGCCAACTAACCAGGGTGTTAGCCAGTTGAAGTATCAGAAGCCAATGAGAGTCACTGCTGAAGAGagagttggaagaagagtttcCAACTTGAGAGTTTTGAACTCTTACTGGGTTAACCAGGATTCTTCATACAAGTACTTCGAGGTCATTTGTGTCGATCCATTCCACAATGCCATCAGAAGAGACCCAAGATACAACTGGATCTGCAACCCTGTTCACAAGCACAGAGAAAACAGAGGTCTTACTTCCGCCGGAAAGAAGTACAGAGGTATCAACAAGGGACATTTGTTCAACCACACCAAAAAGGGTCAACACCACAACTGGAAGGTTCACAACACTTTGTCTTTGTGGAGATACAGACATTGA
- the ADE17 gene encoding bifunctional phosphoribosylaminoimidazolecarboxamide formyltransferase/IMP cyclohydrolase (BUSCO:EOG09341764) — protein MAATKDYKKTAILSVYDKTGLLDLAMGLVEHKVRLLASGGTARLLRESGFPVDDVSTITHAPEMLGGRVKTLHPAVHGGILARNIASDEKELEEHHIEKVDYVVCNLYPFRETVAKINVTIDEAVEQIDIGGVTLLRAAAKNHARVTIVSDPNDYPIFLEDLKKYGEISQQVRNKFALKAFEHTASYDATISDFFRKRYAEGVCQLPLRYGANPYQKPAQAFMTEGKLPFTVLNGTPGYINLLDALNSWPLVKELSASLNLPAAASFKHVSPAGAAVGLPLTDIEKKVYFVDHIENLSPLANAYARARGADRMSSFGDFIALSNIVDLPTATIISKEVSDGVIAPGYEPKALEMLKKKKKGKYCILQIDPNYTPSAMEKRQVFGVSLEQKRNDAIINSSSFKEIVSRNTHLTEQAVVDLTVATIALKFTQSNSVCYAKNGMVVGLGAGQQSRIHCTRLAGDKCNNLWFRQHPKVLAFKWAHGVKRPEKANAIDLYVTGQIPTEEPEKSDYESKFQVLPEPLSAEERKEWLSKLTDVALSSDAFFPFPDNVHRAARSGVKFIAAPSGSMNDKIVFEAADAHDIVYVESPIRLFHH, from the coding sequence ATGGCTGCTACTAAAGACTACAAGAAGACTGCTATCTTGTCTGTCTATGACAAGACTGGCCTACTAGACCTTGCCATGGGTCTAGTGGAACACAAAGTCCGTTTATTGGCCTCAGGTGGCACTGCCAGACTCCTTCGAGAATCAGGTTTCCCTGTCGACGATGTTTCTACCATTACTCATGCCCCAGAAATGCTAGGTGGCCGTGTTAAGACTCTTCATCCTGCTGTGCATGGTGGTATCTTGGCACGGAATATTGCCTCCGATGAAAAGGAACTGGAAGAACATCATATTGAGAAGGTCGACTATGTTGTTTGTAACTTGTATCCATTCCGAGAGACCGTTGCCAAGATTAACGTGACAATTGATGAGGCTGTTGAGCAGATCGACATTGGTGGTGTCACTTTACTCCGTGCTGCTGCCAAGAATCATGCACGTGTTACTATCGTCTCTGATCCGAACGACTATCCTATATTCcttgaagatttgaagaaatacgGCGAAATTTCTCAGCAGGTTAGAAATAAGTTTGCTCTAAAGGCTTTCGAGCATACCGCAAGTTACGATGCTACCATTTCAGATTTCTTCCGTAAGCGTTACGCTGAAGGTGTTTGTCAATTGCCTCTTAGATATGGTGCCAATCCATACCAGAAACCTGCACAGGCCTTTATGACTGAGGGAAAGTTGCCATTTACTGTCTTAAATGGTACTCCTGGTTACATCAACTTATTGGATGCTCTTAATTCCTGGCCCTTGGTCAAGGAACTCTCTGCTTCTCTCAATTTGCCTGCGGCTGCGTCTTTCAAGCACGTGTCCCCTGCAGGCGCAGCCGTTGGCCTCCCATTAACTGacattgaaaagaaggttTATTTTGTTGATCATATTGAGAACTTGTCTCCATTAGCCAATGCTTATGCCAGAGCCCGTGGTGCCGACAGAATGTCTTCCTTCGGCGATTTCATTGCTCTCTCCAACATTGTCGATCTTCCAACCGCCACCATCATCTCAAAAGAAGTCTCTGACGGTGTTATTGCTCCAGGCTATGAACCCAAGGCTCTTgaaatgttgaagaagaagaagaagggtAAGTATTGTATTCTCCAGATCGATCCTAATTACACGCCGTCTGCTATGGAGAAAAGACAGGTCTTCGGTGTGAGTCTGGAGCAGAAGCGTAACGATGCCATTATTAACTCGTcatccttcaaagagattgttTCCCGTAACACCCATTTGACTGAGCAGGCTGTAGTCGACTTAACTGTCGCTACTATCGCCTTGAAATTTACCCAATCTAACTCGGTTTGCTACGCCAAAAATGGTATGGTTGTTGGCCTTGGTGCAGGTCAACAATCTCGTATCCACTGCACGAGGTTGGCTGGTGATAAGTGCAACAACTTGTGGTTTAGACAGCATCCTAAGGTGTTGGCCTTCAAGTGGGCCCATGGTGTCAAGAGACCAGAGAAGGCCAATGCAATTGACTTATACGTTACTGGACAGATTCCTACCGAAGAACCAGAGAAATCTGACTACGAATCCAAGTTTCAGGTCCTTCCTGAGCCTTTGAGCGCTGAAGAACGCAAGGAATGGCTGTCGAAACTCACCGACGTGGCACTTTCATCAGACGCTTTCTTCCCATTCCCAGATAATGTTCACCGTGCTGCCAGATCCGGTGTGAAATTCATTGCCGCACCTTCTGGATCCATGAACGATAAGATAGTTTTCGAGGCTGCCGATGCTCATGACATAGTGTATGTCGAGAGTCCAATCAGATTGTTCCACCACTAA